A genomic segment from Actinomadura hallensis encodes:
- a CDS encoding SDR family NAD(P)-dependent oxidoreductase: MRWFPPRRLRRAAAPAAAAPPTGPFAPLLDRNEIVLAEPRGHRLLRGRRVLVTGACGTVGGALCRRVRRFGPASLCLVDKDGRGLERLAGELAARAGAVRVTLAEADVRDADRVDEVVGAARPELIFHAAGRNRLSAVEDDPCRGVADNVLGTRHVVDAAVRHGARRLVLVSSDRAAEPTSVLGATMRLGELLLQTATGGPTCFAAVRVGDVIGPPGAPAGILGPLARRIRAGEVVTITHPEAARHVMTVGEAAGLLIEAAALAEEAETFALDIGRPVPVLDLVQRYAAQLRTPAVTIRFVGLGPGEKLAEKAFADSERRIRTAHPKIWGTRPAPPPAGLPRLLDALAAAAAAGDAAEVRLLLRRLLPEYRPARRSLPACEVIREFR; the protein is encoded by the coding sequence GTGCGCTGGTTCCCGCCGCGCCGGCTCCGCCGCGCGGCCGCGCCCGCCGCGGCCGCGCCGCCCACCGGCCCGTTCGCCCCCCTGCTGGACCGGAACGAGATCGTTCTCGCCGAGCCGCGCGGGCACCGCCTGCTGCGCGGCCGGCGGGTCCTGGTCACCGGCGCCTGCGGGACGGTCGGCGGCGCGCTGTGCCGACGGGTCCGGCGGTTCGGCCCGGCCTCGCTGTGCCTCGTCGACAAGGACGGGCGGGGGCTGGAGCGGCTCGCGGGCGAGCTGGCCGCGCGGGCGGGCGCCGTCCGCGTCACCCTCGCCGAGGCGGACGTGCGGGACGCGGACCGCGTCGACGAGGTCGTCGGCGCCGCGCGACCCGAGCTGATCTTCCACGCGGCGGGCCGGAACCGGCTGTCCGCGGTGGAGGACGACCCGTGCCGCGGCGTCGCCGACAACGTGCTCGGCACCCGGCACGTCGTCGACGCGGCGGTGCGGCACGGGGCGCGGCGGCTCGTGCTCGTCTCGTCCGACCGGGCGGCGGAGCCGACGTCGGTGCTGGGCGCGACGATGCGGCTCGGGGAGCTGCTGCTGCAGACGGCGACGGGCGGCCCGACCTGCTTCGCGGCCGTCCGCGTCGGCGACGTCATCGGCCCGCCGGGCGCGCCGGCCGGCATCCTCGGCCCGCTCGCGCGGCGCATCCGGGCCGGCGAGGTCGTCACGATCACGCATCCGGAGGCGGCGCGGCACGTGATGACGGTCGGGGAGGCGGCGGGCCTGCTGATCGAGGCGGCCGCGCTGGCGGAGGAGGCCGAGACGTTCGCGCTCGACATCGGCCGTCCCGTCCCGGTGCTCGACCTCGTCCAGCGGTACGCCGCGCAGCTCCGCACGCCCGCCGTGACGATCCGGTTCGTCGGGCTCGGTCCCGGCGAGAAGCTCGCCGAGAAGGCGTTCGCCGACTCCGAGCGGCGCATCCGCACCGCCCACCCGAAGATCTGGGGGACCCGGCCGGCGCCGCCGCCCGCGGGGCTGCCGCGGCTGCTGGACGCGCTCGCCGCGGCGGCCGCGGCGGGCGACGCGGCCGAGGTGCGGCTGCTGCTGCGCCGCCTCCTGCCGGAGTACCGCCCCGCCCGGCGTTCCCTCCCCGCCTGTGAGGTGATCCGTGAGTTCAGGTAG
- a CDS encoding DegT/DnrJ/EryC1/StrS family aminotransferase, translating to MSSAVPFCVPPLTDGVPEAVTKVLDGRWFTTGPDTAAFEQEFADLIGAAHVVAVSSCTSALELSLRAMDLPPQSPVLTPSLTFCGAINAILHAGHRPVLVDIDEETLVPSPETVAAAAARVKPAAMVTQNQAGYPVDVPALAEAAGLDRSRVVEDTAHGPGAARGGAPVGSASQAACFSFYATKNMPIGEGGAVATRDEEFADRVRAMRLHGMSKDSWRRYLPGGSWRYDVKAIGLKANMTDVQATIGRAQIRSLPGWQKAREELVARYDEALAGVPGVVLPQRRSLDGVTHAWHLYQVRVPDRDAVGDEMREAGVGTSVHFIPANQLSAYRQLLGEEECGALPVTDRVAEELLSLPLYPGLTADDQDRVVTALTEALRTRA from the coding sequence ATGAGTTCTGCCGTTCCGTTCTGCGTCCCGCCGCTGACCGACGGCGTGCCCGAGGCGGTCACCAAGGTCCTCGACGGCCGATGGTTCACCACCGGCCCGGACACCGCCGCGTTCGAACAGGAGTTCGCCGACCTCATCGGCGCCGCCCACGTCGTCGCGGTCTCCTCGTGCACGAGCGCGCTGGAGCTCAGCCTGCGCGCGATGGACCTGCCGCCGCAATCGCCGGTGCTGACGCCGAGCCTGACCTTCTGCGGCGCGATCAACGCGATCCTGCACGCCGGGCACCGTCCCGTCCTGGTCGACATCGACGAGGAGACGCTGGTGCCGAGCCCCGAGACGGTCGCCGCGGCCGCGGCCCGCGTGAAGCCCGCCGCGATGGTCACCCAGAACCAGGCCGGCTACCCCGTGGACGTCCCCGCCCTCGCCGAGGCGGCCGGCCTCGACCGGTCGAGGGTGGTGGAGGACACCGCGCACGGGCCGGGCGCGGCGCGCGGCGGGGCGCCCGTCGGGTCGGCGTCGCAGGCGGCCTGCTTCTCCTTCTACGCGACGAAGAACATGCCGATCGGCGAGGGCGGCGCGGTCGCGACGCGGGACGAGGAGTTCGCCGACCGGGTCCGCGCGATGCGGCTGCACGGGATGAGCAAGGACTCGTGGAGGCGGTACCTGCCGGGCGGGAGCTGGCGGTACGACGTGAAGGCCATCGGGCTGAAGGCGAACATGACCGACGTGCAGGCGACGATCGGGCGCGCCCAGATCCGCTCGCTGCCGGGCTGGCAGAAGGCCCGCGAGGAACTCGTCGCCCGCTACGACGAGGCGCTCGCCGGGGTGCCCGGCGTCGTCCTCCCCCAGCGCCGCAGCCTCGACGGCGTCACCCACGCCTGGCACCTGTACCAGGTGCGGGTTCCGGACCGCGACGCCGTCGGCGACGAGATGCGGGAGGCGGGCGTCGGCACGTCCGTCCACTTCATCCCGGCGAACCAGCTCAGCGCCTACCGGCAGCTCCTCGGCGAGGAGGAGTGCGGGGCGCTGCCCGTGACCGACCGGGTCGCCGAGGAGCTGCTGTCGCTGCCGCTGTACCCGGGACTGACGGCCGACGACCAGGACAGGGTCGTCACCGCCCTCACCGAGGCCCTGCGGACCCGGGCCTGA
- a CDS encoding response regulator codes for MQPIRVLIVDDHALFAEALAARLGREPDLVILPIAPDARRALALTATERPHVLVLDLTLGAENGLEVLDRVRKAHPDVRVVVLTAMSDLDAMVQAVRRGAVGWLEKTESADLVARVIRSAARRGGWIPPDVLGEVLRRLLSGDAEPTAGARLLAGLTPREREVLQCMVDGLGRAEIAERLGLSANTVRTHTQNLLSKLDMHSALEAITLAMRAGMRPNDP; via the coding sequence ATGCAGCCGATCCGCGTCCTGATCGTGGACGATCACGCGCTCTTCGCCGAGGCCCTCGCGGCGCGGCTGGGACGCGAGCCCGACCTGGTGATCCTGCCGATCGCCCCCGACGCGCGGCGCGCGCTCGCGCTGACCGCCACCGAGCGCCCGCACGTGCTCGTCCTGGACCTCACGCTGGGCGCGGAGAACGGGCTGGAGGTCCTGGACCGGGTCCGCAAGGCCCACCCGGACGTCCGGGTGGTGGTGCTGACCGCGATGAGCGACCTGGACGCCATGGTCCAGGCCGTGCGGCGCGGCGCCGTGGGGTGGCTGGAGAAGACCGAGAGCGCCGACCTCGTCGCCCGGGTGATCAGGTCGGCGGCCCGGCGGGGCGGCTGGATCCCGCCCGACGTCCTCGGCGAGGTGCTGCGGCGCCTCCTGAGCGGCGACGCGGAGCCGACCGCCGGGGCGAGGCTGCTCGCCGGGCTGACGCCGCGCGAGCGGGAGGTGCTGCAGTGCATGGTCGACGGACTGGGCCGCGCGGAGATCGCGGAACGGCTGGGGCTGTCGGCGAACACGGTCCGCACCCACACGCAGAACCTGCTGTCGAAGCTCGACATGCACTCCGCGCTGGAGGCCATCACCCTCGCCATGCGCGCCGGCATGCGCCCCAACGACCCCTGA
- the galE gene encoding UDP-glucose 4-epimerase GalE, which yields MKVLITGGAGFIGSTIGSAFAERGVTPVVLDSLVTGRPEFADGRIFYRGDVGDGELVDRIFRDHPDIVATVHCAALIVVPDSMTDPLRYYNVNLTKTLDLAGHLIRNGCDRMIFASTAGMYRPEPDLSVSESSALEPQNPYTRSKMMAELLLEDLTNASRLRVVSLRYLNPIGADPQLRTGLQSSKPTHALGKMIECHERGVPFTITGVDWPTRDGTAIRDYIHVWDIARAFYEAALRFDAIIPPLGSRAGYQVINLGTGDGTTVRELVAAFREVVGDGFQVEEAPARPGDVVGAFVDPAKARDLLGWKAEYSIEDAIRHSLQWAERRRELVAS from the coding sequence ATGAAAGTCCTGATCACCGGGGGAGCCGGGTTCATCGGCAGCACGATCGGCTCCGCCTTCGCCGAACGCGGGGTGACCCCCGTCGTGCTGGACAGCCTGGTCACGGGCCGGCCGGAGTTCGCCGACGGGAGGATCTTCTACCGGGGGGACGTCGGGGACGGCGAGCTGGTGGACCGGATCTTCCGCGACCACCCCGACATCGTCGCGACCGTCCACTGCGCCGCGCTGATCGTGGTGCCCGACTCGATGACCGACCCGCTGCGCTACTACAACGTCAACCTCACCAAGACCCTCGACCTCGCGGGCCACCTCATCCGCAACGGCTGCGACCGGATGATCTTCGCGTCCACCGCCGGGATGTACCGCCCGGAGCCCGACCTGTCGGTGTCGGAGTCGTCCGCCCTGGAGCCGCAGAACCCCTACACGCGCTCGAAGATGATGGCCGAGCTGCTGCTGGAGGACCTGACCAACGCCTCCCGGCTGCGGGTCGTCTCGCTGCGCTACCTCAACCCGATCGGCGCGGACCCGCAGCTGCGCACCGGGCTGCAGAGCAGCAAGCCCACCCACGCCCTCGGCAAGATGATCGAGTGCCACGAGCGCGGCGTCCCCTTCACGATCACGGGGGTGGACTGGCCGACCCGCGACGGCACGGCGATCCGCGACTACATCCACGTCTGGGACATCGCCCGCGCGTTCTACGAGGCCGCCCTGCGCTTCGACGCGATCATCCCGCCGCTGGGGAGCCGCGCCGGCTACCAGGTGATCAACCTCGGCACCGGCGACGGCACCACCGTCCGCGAGCTGGTCGCCGCCTTCCGCGAGGTCGTCGGGGACGGTTTCCAGGTCGAGGAGGCCCCCGCGCGGCCCGGCGACGTCGTCGGCGCCTTCGTCGACCCGGCCAAGGCCCGGGACCTGCTCGGCTGGAAGGCGGAGTACAGCATCGAGGACGCCATCCGGCACTCCCTCCAGTGGGCCGAACGGCGCCGCGAGCTCGTCGCGTCCTGA
- a CDS encoding acyl-CoA dehydrogenase family protein, whose product MDFRLPAELTRRLAELDAFIEREIAPLQAQDDNERFFDHRREYARTDFENGGVPRPEWEELLAEMFRRADAAGWLRYGLPKEIGGSDGTNLDMAVIREHLARKGLGLHNDLQNEASVVGNFPFAHMLLEFGTPEQREEYLEPMLTGRKRIGFGLTEPDHGSDATWMETTAVRDGGDWIINGAKRFNSGMHAATDDVVFARTSGKPGDAKGITAFFVPTDAPGFSVDFHWWTFNMPTDHAEVTLRDVRVPHSAIFGEEGEGLAVAQTFVHENRIRQAASSLGAGQYCVDRSVEYARERVTFGRPLATRQAVQWPLVELQTEAEMLRGLIRKTAWELDRVPHMEISDRVSMCNYRANRFVCDAADRAMQVHGGMGYTRHEPFEHIYRHHRRYRITEGSEEIQMRRVAGYLFGFAGPRKAQA is encoded by the coding sequence ATGGATTTCCGCCTTCCGGCCGAGCTGACCCGCCGTCTCGCCGAGCTCGACGCGTTCATCGAACGGGAGATCGCGCCGCTGCAGGCCCAGGACGACAACGAGCGCTTCTTCGACCACCGCCGCGAGTACGCCCGCACCGACTTCGAGAACGGCGGCGTGCCGCGCCCGGAGTGGGAGGAGCTGCTCGCCGAGATGTTCCGCCGCGCCGACGCGGCCGGCTGGCTGCGCTACGGGCTGCCCAAGGAGATCGGCGGCTCCGACGGGACCAACCTCGACATGGCCGTGATCCGCGAGCACCTGGCGCGCAAGGGGCTGGGCCTGCACAACGACCTGCAGAACGAGGCGTCCGTCGTCGGGAACTTCCCCTTCGCGCACATGCTGCTGGAGTTCGGGACGCCCGAGCAGCGCGAGGAGTACCTGGAGCCGATGCTCACCGGCCGCAAGCGGATCGGCTTCGGCCTCACCGAGCCGGACCACGGCAGCGACGCCACCTGGATGGAGACCACCGCCGTCCGCGACGGCGGCGACTGGATCATCAACGGCGCCAAGCGGTTCAACTCCGGGATGCACGCCGCGACCGACGACGTGGTCTTCGCCCGGACGAGCGGGAAGCCCGGCGACGCCAAGGGCATCACCGCGTTCTTCGTCCCGACCGACGCGCCGGGCTTCTCGGTGGACTTCCACTGGTGGACGTTCAACATGCCCACCGACCACGCCGAGGTGACGCTCCGCGACGTGCGGGTGCCGCACTCGGCGATCTTCGGGGAGGAGGGCGAGGGCCTCGCGGTGGCGCAGACGTTCGTCCACGAGAACCGGATCCGGCAGGCGGCCTCCAGCCTCGGCGCCGGGCAGTACTGCGTCGACCGCAGCGTGGAGTACGCCCGCGAGCGGGTGACGTTCGGGCGGCCGCTCGCGACGCGGCAGGCGGTCCAGTGGCCGCTGGTCGAGCTGCAGACCGAGGCGGAGATGCTGCGCGGGCTGATCCGCAAGACGGCCTGGGAGCTGGACCGGGTCCCGCACATGGAGATCAGCGACCGGGTCTCGATGTGCAACTACCGGGCCAACCGGTTCGTCTGCGACGCCGCCGACCGCGCGATGCAGGTCCACGGCGGCATGGGGTACACCCGCCACGAGCCGTTCGAGCACATCTACCGCCACCACCGCCGGTACCGGATCACCGAGGGGTCGGAGGAGATCCAGATGCGCCGGGTCGCCGGGTACCTGTTCGGTTTCGCCGGGCCCCGCAAGGCGCAGGCGTAG
- a CDS encoding TetR/AcrR family transcriptional regulator, giving the protein MASPVAPDPDALPPVRGSGAPGASAGASGGGASGARAQQGPGEDGILRAAIAVMTEHGYHGTSVRDIAARAGISPAALYYHFASKQDVLATIMERGIEALLRVSRAALAAAGDEPAGRLGALVETHVLFHLRDQRGTMLGTSELRALEEPVRGRHLAKRQRQQRLFDGVVVQGVEAGVFTTPIPLEASRAIVVMCTGVASWFSPEGPLGREEVAGNYRRLALDMVGARR; this is encoded by the coding sequence GTGGCGAGTCCCGTCGCGCCCGACCCGGACGCCCTCCCGCCCGTCCGGGGGAGCGGCGCTCCCGGCGCCTCCGCCGGCGCGTCCGGCGGCGGCGCGTCCGGGGCGAGGGCGCAGCAGGGCCCCGGCGAGGACGGGATCCTGCGCGCCGCGATCGCCGTGATGACCGAGCACGGCTACCACGGAACCTCCGTCCGGGACATCGCGGCGCGCGCCGGGATCAGCCCGGCCGCGCTGTACTACCACTTCGCGTCCAAGCAGGACGTCCTCGCGACGATCATGGAGCGGGGGATCGAGGCGCTGCTGCGCGTCAGCCGCGCGGCGCTCGCCGCCGCGGGCGACGAGCCCGCCGGCCGGCTCGGCGCGCTCGTGGAGACCCACGTGCTGTTCCACCTGCGCGACCAGCGCGGCACGATGCTGGGCACCAGCGAGCTGCGCGCGCTGGAGGAGCCGGTCCGCGGCCGGCACCTCGCCAAGCGCCAGCGGCAGCAGCGGCTGTTCGACGGCGTCGTCGTGCAGGGGGTGGAGGCCGGGGTCTTCACGACGCCGATCCCGCTGGAGGCGTCCCGCGCGATCGTCGTGATGTGCACCGGCGTGGCCTCCTGGTTCTCGCCCGAGGGGCCGCTCGGCCGGGAGGAGGTCGCCGGGAACTACCGGCGGCTCGCCCTCGACATGGTGGGCGCCCGGCGGTAG
- a CDS encoding acetate/propionate family kinase: MRVLTVNPGSSSLKVSLLDADDTLLAERSGAGHEMGPVAAGVPKPDAIGVRFVHGGPDFTEPVPIDAAVTERLHELAGLAPLHQPASLRALSEITAALPGVPAVACFDTAFHATIPDAAATYALPAEWRRRFGLRRYGFHGLSYSYAVRRTGEMLGGVPARTVVCHLGAGASLCAVADGRSVDTTMGFTPLEGLVMASRAGSIDPGIPLWLIRQGLPVRDVDSALENDSGLRGLAGTGDMRKIRALAAERDADALAALDVYHHRLRACAAAMTASLGGLDALVFTGGVGEHDAAVRLRLAEDLAYLGVSVDADRNAGVDGDADITAPDAAVRTLVIESREDREIAAGTRRALSGG, translated from the coding sequence ATGCGGGTGCTCACGGTCAACCCCGGGTCGAGCAGCCTGAAGGTGAGCCTTCTCGACGCCGACGACACCCTCCTCGCCGAGCGGTCCGGCGCGGGCCACGAGATGGGGCCGGTGGCCGCCGGCGTGCCGAAGCCCGACGCGATCGGCGTGCGGTTCGTGCACGGCGGTCCCGACTTCACCGAGCCGGTGCCGATCGACGCCGCGGTCACCGAGCGGCTGCACGAGCTCGCCGGCCTCGCGCCGCTGCACCAGCCCGCGTCCCTGCGCGCCCTGTCGGAGATCACCGCGGCGCTGCCCGGCGTCCCGGCCGTGGCCTGCTTCGACACCGCGTTCCACGCGACGATCCCGGACGCCGCCGCCACCTACGCCCTCCCGGCGGAGTGGCGGCGGCGGTTCGGGCTGCGCCGCTACGGATTCCACGGCCTGTCCTACTCCTACGCCGTCCGCCGGACGGGCGAGATGCTCGGCGGCGTCCCGGCGCGGACGGTGGTGTGCCACCTCGGCGCGGGCGCGTCCCTCTGCGCCGTCGCCGACGGCCGCTCCGTCGACACCACGATGGGGTTCACGCCGCTGGAGGGCCTGGTCATGGCGTCCCGGGCGGGGAGCATCGACCCCGGCATCCCGCTGTGGCTGATCAGGCAGGGGCTGCCCGTGCGGGACGTCGACTCCGCGCTCGAGAACGACTCGGGGCTGCGCGGCCTCGCCGGGACCGGGGACATGCGCAAGATCCGCGCGCTGGCCGCGGAGCGGGACGCCGACGCCCTGGCCGCCCTGGACGTCTACCACCACCGCCTCCGCGCCTGCGCCGCCGCCATGACCGCGTCGCTCGGCGGGCTCGACGCGCTCGTGTTCACCGGCGGCGTCGGGGAGCACGACGCGGCGGTCCGCCTGCGGCTCGCCGAGGACCTCGCCTACCTCGGGGTCTCCGTGGACGCCGACCGCAACGCGGGCGTGGACGGCGACGCCGACATCACGGCGCCGGACGCCGCCGTCCGCACCCTGGTGATCGAGTCGCGCGAGGACCGGGAGATCGCGGCCGGCACCCGCCGGGCCCTGTCCGGCGGGTGA